Genomic window (Rossellomorea aquimaris):
TCGGAAAGAAACCATCACGAAGGGTTTTCCAGTCTTGGGAATGATAAAAGTCAATGGCTGATTGATTATCCTTGCGGGTGGTAAGTACTGCTCTTTCTTCTCTTCTATTCTGCAATAATATTCCCATCAGTCGTTTAGCAATACCTTTTCCTCTGTAATCGGGATGAACGCCAAGTTCGACCAGCTCCATGCAATTCTCCATCCATTCACGATTCCGGTGTAGATGCCGGGATAAGAGCTCGTGATAATATTGCCCTTTTTCAGAAGAATATCCATATACGTACCCTGCGACTTCATCACCCACAATAGCCAGGTACCCTTCAAACTGCGGGTACGTAGAATGACGTTTAAACTGTTGTTCCATGCCGGCAGGATCCACCTCAAAGAGCTGGCAATAAAGCTTGATCATTTTCTTAAAATACTTTCCTTCCACTCCAAACGGGACAATTATCATTGTTCCTTAGCCTCCTTTCCATGATTAAAATATACAAATAAGACTCCATGAACATCCATAGAGTCTTAATACTATCTTCTATTATTATTTCTTTATGACCCCTTTTAGAACAAAGGCGACATTTGCCGGTCTTTCAGCAAGTCTTCTCATGAAGTATCCGTACCAATCCGTACCGTATGGAACGTATACGCGCATTTTATAGCCTTCTTTGACCAGTTCATGCTGGCGCTCTACACGAATGCCAAAAAGCATTTGAAATTCAAATTGATCACGAGGAATGTTATACTCTTCCACGAGTCTCTTCGTATATTCGATCATCTCATCATCGTGAGTGGCAATAGCCGTATAATTGCCGTTCAACAGATGAGTTTTAATGATTTTTTTGAAATTATCGTCTACATCCTTCTTCTCAGGAAACGCAACTTCATGTGATTCTTTATAGGCCCCTTTAACTAGACGCAGGTTGGGGGAATACGCATTCAGATCATCCATATCCTTTTCTGTTCTATATAAATAGGCTTGTATTACCGTGCCGATATTATCATACTCAGACTTTAACCGCTTGAAGATATCAATGGTCTTTCCACAGCGGGAATAGTCTTCCATATCAATGGTCACAAATACATTTTGTTTGGTTGCTTCATCAAGAATCAACCTCATATTCTTCATGACAATCTCTTCGGAAATATCCAGCCCCATTGATGTCATCTTCAGGGATAATTGAGATTTCAGCTTTTCTTTCCCGATCGCACGAATAGCCTCTACACATTCCAGGGCCATTTCGTTTGCTTCTCGTTCATTGTCCACAAACTCACCTAAATAGTCGATCGTTACAACAAGATTCTGACTATTCAGTTCACGAATAACCTCAACTGCCTGCAGAATGGAAGATCCTGCAACGAATCGGCCGGCTCCAAAACGTAGGCCATATTTCTTAGCCAGTTTCGTCATCGGCTTATTTTTTGAAAGGAATAAAAAGAAATTACGCATTGCTTGCTCCATGTTGCTTACCCCCTGAAAAAACATATATATCATACTATGAAACCGTTTTCTTTATTGCCAAAAAAGAAAAAGTTCATACTATTATATACTTACCAACATTTTATCACCTTTTAAACGTTTTGAATATACTTTCAATACTTTCTTAGTAGAATATTATCGAAATTTGTAAACACGTGAATAATCATGTTGAGCATTAGGAAAAATAACCTTTGCCCTATGATTATAAAACTTTCTTATGGGGTCGTATACAGGGTAATATTACCTATCGGTCAAACAAAGAAAGGGTATTCAAAGATTGAAAAGGAGGAAAAGAATATGCAACAACAACCTCAACAAGGAAGCCAGCCACAAGCCTATACGGAACCACCGCAAATGCTTACAACGAAGGATTCTTTATATTTAAATGACATGCTTGCATGGAATCTTAATGCCATGAAGAAGTGCCATTTTGCAGCAGCTCATTGCCAGGATACTGAGATTAAAGCTGAGTTGGATAAATGCGGACAGATGCATCAACGTCACTACCAACAACTACTTGCACATTTGAATACGACTAATCAAAACCAAAACATGATGTAGAAAGGAGTCCCCATACATGAATCAACAGAATCAGCAAAAAATCCAAAATGCGCAAACACAAGTACCTGAAACACCACAGATGAATGATCGAGACTTTATAACGGATGTGCTGTCCCACGAGAAGTACATGACTGCTTCTTACTGTACAGCTCTTAACGAAGCGAGTCATCAAGCTCTATATCAGGATCTGCTCACGATTTTTAATGAAACACAAAATGCTCAACGCGAGCTATACAATGAAATGTTCCGAAAAGGCTGGTACAAGCTTGAAGCTGCCGACAGTCAAAAGATTCAACAATCCTATCAGCAGCACCAGCAATACTCTTCTCAATTTCCTTATGGATATGGCGGGCAGGTCCAATAATTGGAGGCAGACTCGGGTCTGCCTTTTTTTATCTGAAGAGGAAAGGTAAAGCCTCGTCTTCCCCATAAAAAAAGTACCCTCTTCAAAAGGGTACTTTTCAATCCAAATACTTACTCTTCCTTCTTTTTCTCATTCATTTCCGCGCGATGAGCTTCATTCATCTCTTTGATCTCACCCACGATTCGTTTCATCTCATCCTTGCCTTCAGGATATAACGCATTCCAATGCTTCACAAGTGCAGGCATATT
Coding sequences:
- a CDS encoding spore coat protein; this translates as MNQQNQQKIQNAQTQVPETPQMNDRDFITDVLSHEKYMTASYCTALNEASHQALYQDLLTIFNETQNAQRELYNEMFRKGWYKLEAADSQKIQQSYQQHQQYSSQFPYGYGGQVQ
- a CDS encoding GNAT family N-acetyltransferase, whose protein sequence is MIIVPFGVEGKYFKKMIKLYCQLFEVDPAGMEQQFKRHSTYPQFEGYLAIVGDEVAGYVYGYSSEKGQYYHELLSRHLHRNREWMENCMELVELGVHPDYRGKGIAKRLMGILLQNRREERAVLTTRKDNQSAIDFYHSQDWKTLRDGFFPNVPHEYIIMGKTLSRKDRSR
- a CDS encoding proline dehydrogenase, translated to MEQAMRNFFLFLSKNKPMTKLAKKYGLRFGAGRFVAGSSILQAVEVIRELNSQNLVVTIDYLGEFVDNEREANEMALECVEAIRAIGKEKLKSQLSLKMTSMGLDISEEIVMKNMRLILDEATKQNVFVTIDMEDYSRCGKTIDIFKRLKSEYDNIGTVIQAYLYRTEKDMDDLNAYSPNLRLVKGAYKESHEVAFPEKKDVDDNFKKIIKTHLLNGNYTAIATHDDEMIEYTKRLVEEYNIPRDQFEFQMLFGIRVERQHELVKEGYKMRVYVPYGTDWYGYFMRRLAERPANVAFVLKGVIKK
- a CDS encoding DUF2573 family protein — its product is MMKEFPEQFEALLEKYTELLVGETDSDKKEMVTRYALYSFIAKNMPALVKHWNALYPEGKDEMKRIVGEIKEMNEAHRAEMNEKKKEE